The following coding sequences are from one Immundisolibacter sp. window:
- a CDS encoding UbiH/UbiF/VisC/COQ6 family ubiquinone biosynthesis hydroxylase, which yields MSDAAVLIVGAGIAGATLAVLLADAGVPVTLIDHRPSPPAPTSGQPLDARVSAIHAAAVGLYERLGVWSRLPAGRQAPFGRIEVWDAGSAGRIGFDSAQVGQPWLGRIVENRSLLAALHGRLREMSAAGVLAPATLADWRVDERGLTAGLGDGRELTAQLLVAADGAASPLRERAGLACVHDDFGQSALVCHVATEHAHADTARQRFLPTGPLAFLPLADGRCSIVWSTNPGEAQRLAQLPEEAFARELAGAFDHRLGAVTAVDERRVIPLRGLEAERYLGPRLALLGDAAHVVHPLAGLGANLGIGDAAALAHQLVRAHRSGRDLGWVETLRPYERGRRSENLPVVQAIRGLQRLFRADNAPLRALRGFGLLAVDRIGPLKRLLTAAACGLTDPALRA from the coding sequence TGGCCGACGCCGGGGTGCCGGTGACACTGATCGATCATCGGCCGTCGCCACCGGCGCCGACATCCGGGCAGCCGCTGGATGCGCGGGTCAGCGCCATCCATGCCGCCGCCGTGGGCCTGTATGAGCGGCTTGGCGTCTGGTCACGGCTGCCGGCTGGGCGCCAGGCTCCGTTCGGTCGCATTGAGGTGTGGGACGCCGGTTCCGCCGGCCGTATCGGTTTTGACAGTGCCCAGGTGGGTCAGCCCTGGCTGGGCCGTATTGTTGAGAATCGTTCGCTGCTGGCGGCCCTGCACGGGCGGTTGCGCGAAATGTCGGCGGCGGGTGTGCTGGCGCCGGCAACGCTCGCCGATTGGCGGGTGGATGAGCGGGGACTGACCGCCGGCCTTGGCGACGGTCGCGAGTTGACGGCGCAGCTGCTGGTCGCCGCCGATGGCGCCGCCTCGCCACTGCGCGAGCGGGCCGGTTTGGCCTGTGTCCACGACGATTTCGGGCAGTCTGCGTTGGTGTGCCACGTCGCCACTGAGCACGCTCATGCGGATACCGCCCGCCAGCGTTTTTTGCCGACCGGCCCGCTGGCGTTTCTGCCGCTGGCTGACGGACGCTGTTCGATTGTTTGGTCGACCAATCCGGGCGAGGCGCAGCGTCTGGCGCAGTTGCCAGAGGAGGCGTTTGCGCGTGAGCTGGCGGGCGCGTTCGACCACCGCCTGGGCGCCGTGACGGCGGTCGACGAGCGTCGGGTGATCCCGCTGCGTGGCCTTGAAGCCGAGCGTTATCTTGGCCCGCGTCTCGCCCTGCTGGGCGATGCCGCGCATGTGGTGCATCCGCTGGCCGGACTCGGCGCCAATCTGGGAATTGGCGACGCGGCGGCGCTGGCCCATCAGTTGGTGCGGGCACACCGCAGCGGGCGTGACCTCGGATGGGTGGAAACTCTGCGTCCCTACGAGCGCGGCCGGCGCAGTGAAAATCTGCCGGTAGTGCAGGCCATTCGCGGTCTGCAGCGATTGTTTCGCGCCGATAACGCCCCACTGCGCGCACTGCGCGGTTTTGGGCTGCTGGCAGTGGACCGGATCGGCCCACTGAAGCGGCTGCTTACCGCTGCCGCTTGCGGTTTGACCGACCCGGCGCTGCGGGCTTGA
- the lipB gene encoding lipoyl(octanoyl) transferase LipB, with translation MERLSGVQGRPSRTVNGLQLRRLGRVDYATCLAAMQQYTDQRTVDSPDQCWLVEHAPVFTLGLAGKLEHILAAGDIPVVRSDRGGQVTYHGPGQVVLYTLLDLGRTGLGIKALVAALEQAAIDLLAVHGIDAERHPGAPGVYVAGAKIAALGLRVRRGCCYHGLSLNVAMDLKPFDRINPCGYANLAVTQLQDLVPGAAQPARIGAQLAANLALVLGRRLSDN, from the coding sequence ATGGAACGCCTATCAGGCGTTCAAGGCCGACCTTCGCGCACAGTGAACGGCTTGCAGCTGCGCCGCTTGGGACGGGTGGATTACGCCACCTGCCTGGCCGCCATGCAGCAGTACACGGACCAGCGTACGGTGGATTCGCCGGACCAATGCTGGCTGGTCGAGCATGCACCGGTATTCACACTCGGTCTCGCCGGCAAGCTCGAACACATTCTCGCCGCGGGTGATATTCCCGTCGTGCGCAGTGACCGCGGTGGCCAGGTCACCTACCACGGGCCGGGGCAGGTCGTGTTGTACACGCTGCTTGACCTGGGGCGCACAGGGCTGGGCATCAAGGCGCTGGTCGCGGCACTTGAACAGGCCGCTATTGATCTGCTGGCGGTGCATGGCATCGACGCCGAGCGTCACCCCGGGGCGCCTGGTGTCTACGTGGCTGGCGCCAAGATCGCAGCACTGGGTTTGCGCGTGCGGCGCGGCTGCTGCTACCACGGCCTGAGCCTCAACGTGGCCATGGACCTGAAGCCATTCGACCGCATCAACCCCTGCGGCTACGCCAACCTGGCCGTCACTCAGTTACAAGACCTTGTGCCGGGTGCCGCGCAGCCGGCCAGGATCGGCGCACAGCTGGCCGCAAATCTGGCCTTGGTCCTCGGCCGCCGCCTGTCAGACAACTGA
- a CDS encoding D-amino acid aminotransferase — protein sequence MANALPGEADTTVFLDGAFLPLSQARVHPLDRGFIYGDAVYEVIPAYGGHYLRLDAHLARLEHSLAEVRIGNPYPRAQWNHLLTELLDRHGGGDASIYLQVSRGVAPRDHAFPDCPPTVFIMPRPLQPVPAKQVDGGLKAICREDIRWHWCQIKSTSLQGAVLLRQQALDLGADEVILHRDRWVTEGAATNVFAVISGSVVTPPPSHWLLQGITRNLVLELAAQIDLPVAERPLGLEELQGADEIWLSSSTKEVLAVTQLDATLVGNGRPGPAWRRVWNAYQAFKADLRAQ from the coding sequence GTGGCCAATGCCTTGCCGGGCGAGGCGGACACCACGGTTTTTCTTGACGGGGCGTTCCTGCCGTTGTCGCAGGCGCGGGTGCATCCACTCGATCGGGGCTTTATCTACGGCGACGCGGTATACGAAGTAATCCCCGCCTATGGCGGCCACTACCTGCGCCTTGATGCCCACCTGGCACGCCTGGAGCACAGCCTGGCCGAGGTGCGCATTGGCAACCCGTACCCGCGGGCGCAGTGGAATCACCTGCTGACCGAGTTGTTGGATCGCCATGGTGGCGGCGATGCGTCGATTTACCTGCAGGTCAGCCGGGGCGTCGCGCCCCGCGATCACGCCTTCCCCGACTGCCCACCGACTGTGTTTATCATGCCTCGGCCGCTCCAGCCGGTGCCCGCAAAGCAGGTCGATGGCGGCCTGAAGGCCATCTGCCGCGAGGACATCCGCTGGCACTGGTGTCAGATCAAATCCACCTCCTTGCAGGGCGCAGTCCTGCTGCGCCAGCAGGCGCTGGACCTCGGCGCCGACGAGGTCATCCTGCACCGTGACCGTTGGGTCACCGAAGGCGCGGCCACGAACGTGTTTGCCGTCATCAGTGGCAGCGTGGTCACGCCACCGCCCAGCCACTGGCTGTTGCAGGGCATCACCCGCAATCTGGTGCTGGAACTCGCCGCGCAGATCGACCTGCCCGTGGCCGAACGCCCTCTTGGCCTGGAAGAATTGCAGGGCGCCGACGAAATCTGGCTGTCGAGCTCCACCAAGGAAGTGCTGGCCGTGACCCAGCTCGACGCCACCCTGGTGGGTAACGGTCGACCCGGGCCAGCCTGGCGACGCGTATGGAACGCCTATCAGGCGTTCAAGGCCGACCTTCGCGCACAGTGA
- a CDS encoding D-alanyl-D-alanine carboxypeptidase family protein produces the protein MYRKFRFDRRVLGLALMAIGTAAAAAPVPSAPQLSARSYVLYDYHTGQVLAAKDPETPQPPASLTKIMTAYIAFDALQKGDLKLDEQITISTDAWRTGGSRSFIDPAKPVPVEVLVHGVLTQSGNDATVALAEHMAGTETAFADLMNAQAERLGLTQSHFVNSHGLPADDHYSSPLDMARLAAATVRDFPDYYPWYSLKSFSWNNITQPNRNRLLFWDKSVDGLKTGFTDAAGYCLVTSAKREDMRLIVSIMGSASDRSRFQEAQALFNWGFRFYETHRLFPAAEKRTDAPVFGGAQRSVALGLAEDTYVTVPRGKYKELAAVVEVAPRLTAPVANGSAQGTLRVKLGDELLLERPLVALEAVEEGSIFRRAVDAARLWWQE, from the coding sequence ATGTACCGTAAATTCCGCTTCGACAGGCGCGTCCTCGGCCTGGCCCTGATGGCCATTGGCACCGCTGCGGCGGCCGCTCCGGTACCGAGCGCGCCACAACTTTCCGCCCGCAGCTATGTGTTGTACGACTACCACACCGGCCAGGTACTGGCGGCCAAGGATCCCGAAACGCCGCAGCCGCCGGCCAGCCTGACCAAGATCATGACCGCCTACATCGCCTTCGATGCCTTGCAAAAGGGCGATCTTAAACTGGACGAGCAGATCACCATCAGTACCGACGCCTGGCGCACCGGTGGCTCGCGCAGCTTCATCGACCCGGCCAAGCCGGTGCCGGTGGAGGTCCTCGTCCACGGCGTGCTGACCCAGTCCGGCAACGATGCCACAGTGGCCCTGGCCGAACACATGGCCGGCACCGAAACCGCCTTTGCCGACCTCATGAATGCGCAGGCCGAGCGCCTGGGGCTTACCCAGAGTCACTTCGTCAATTCGCACGGCCTGCCTGCAGACGATCACTACTCGAGTCCGCTCGATATGGCGCGCCTGGCAGCAGCGACCGTCCGCGACTTTCCCGACTACTACCCCTGGTACTCACTCAAATCCTTCAGCTGGAACAACATCACCCAGCCGAACCGTAACCGGCTGCTGTTCTGGGACAAGAGCGTCGACGGCCTGAAGACCGGCTTCACCGATGCCGCTGGCTACTGCCTGGTGACCTCGGCAAAGCGCGAGGACATGCGCCTGATTGTCAGCATCATGGGCAGTGCCAGCGATCGCTCCCGCTTCCAGGAAGCCCAGGCCCTGTTCAACTGGGGCTTTCGCTTTTACGAAACTCATCGCCTGTTCCCGGCCGCCGAAAAACGGACTGACGCACCGGTATTCGGCGGCGCCCAACGCTCGGTGGCTCTGGGCCTCGCCGAAGATACCTACGTCACCGTGCCACGCGGCAAGTACAAAGAACTGGCCGCGGTTGTGGAGGTTGCACCGCGCCTGACCGCGCCCGTCGCCAATGGCTCGGCGCAGGGCACGCTGCGCGTCAAACTCGGCGACGAGCTGCTGCTGGAGCGCCCGCTGGTTGCTCTGGAGGCGGTCGAGGAAGGCAGTATCTTCAGACGCGCCGTTGATGCTGCCCGTCTGTGGTGGCAGGAGTAG
- a CDS encoding septal ring lytic transglycosylase RlpA family protein: MLSTARHLDGRPGISGVRLGLGLLLAVLVAGCAGPTARPGPDYRKDGPPTSPVDISAIPDAVPRFEPLCIPCLRPYRVDGVDYQPLPSAAGYRARGTASWYGREFHGRPTANGESYDMFAMTAAHPTLPIPSYARITNLGNGRSVVVRINDRGPFRRERLIDVSYVAAAKLGLIGTGSAPVELRTVLPGDAVVARHEEPVPADGVYLQVGAFADAGTAQRLATRLRREAFPSVSVHTADTGGRRLHRVRMGPLPGTLLESTLARLRDLGLTALQAAVP; encoded by the coding sequence ATGCTCAGCACGGCGCGACACCTTGACGGCAGGCCCGGTATCAGCGGTGTCCGGCTCGGCCTGGGGCTGCTACTGGCGGTCCTGGTCGCCGGCTGCGCCGGCCCGACAGCGCGACCCGGACCCGACTACCGCAAGGACGGCCCGCCAACAAGCCCGGTCGATATCAGCGCGATCCCGGACGCCGTGCCGCGGTTCGAACCACTGTGTATACCCTGTCTGCGGCCCTATCGGGTCGACGGTGTCGATTACCAGCCGCTGCCCAGTGCCGCCGGTTACCGTGCTCGCGGCACGGCCAGCTGGTACGGACGCGAGTTTCACGGGCGTCCCACTGCCAACGGCGAGTCTTATGACATGTTTGCCATGACCGCCGCCCATCCGACCTTACCCATCCCCAGTTACGCGCGCATCACCAACCTGGGCAACGGCCGCAGCGTCGTGGTCAGGATCAACGACCGCGGACCGTTCCGACGCGAGCGCCTGATCGACGTGTCCTACGTCGCAGCGGCCAAGCTCGGCCTGATCGGCACCGGCAGTGCACCGGTCGAGCTGCGCACCGTACTGCCGGGCGACGCCGTCGTTGCTCGACACGAAGAACCCGTTCCCGCCGATGGGGTCTACCTGCAGGTGGGCGCGTTCGCCGACGCCGGGACGGCGCAGCGCCTTGCCACCCGCCTGCGCCGCGAGGCGTTCCCATCGGTCAGCGTGCACACAGCGGACACCGGCGGACGACGCTTGCATCGGGTACGCATGGGGCCCTTGCCCGGCACACTGCTTGAATCGACCCTGGCGCGACTGCGCGACCTGGGCCTCACGGCGCTGCAGGCGGCGGTGCCCTGA
- the mltB gene encoding lytic murein transglycosylase B: protein MSRLLGLLLATALTAPASAMSLADHPPLRELVDRLVQKDGFDRASVERTLAAASYQQSIVDAISRPAEKMPWHRYRPIFLTQQRIDGGVEFWQQHAELLARAERDFGVPAAVITAIIGVETRYGAITGRYKALDALATLAVAGLSRSGFFAGELRELLLLGRDEHLDPLTLTSSYAGALGLPQFIPSSYRAYAIDFDQDGRRDLLSSPADAIGSVANYLHRHGWQPGQAISARATVTPAGAALANGDLLPRHTLEALRQGGVSVLGDDFEVQPNGPASATPLNAALIRFDGDAGDEYHLGFRNFYAITRYNHSALYALAVTQLAAAIDAQHGATP from the coding sequence ATGAGCCGCCTGCTGGGGCTGTTGCTGGCGACCGCGTTAACGGCGCCGGCGTCGGCAATGTCACTGGCCGACCATCCGCCGCTGCGCGAACTGGTCGACCGCCTGGTGCAAAAGGATGGTTTCGACCGCGCCTCGGTCGAGCGGACGTTGGCCGCCGCCAGCTACCAGCAGAGCATCGTCGATGCCATCAGCCGGCCAGCCGAGAAAATGCCCTGGCATCGCTACCGGCCGATTTTTCTCACCCAACAGCGTATCGACGGCGGGGTGGAATTCTGGCAACAGCATGCCGAGTTGCTGGCACGCGCCGAACGCGACTTCGGCGTTCCGGCCGCGGTAATCACCGCCATCATCGGTGTCGAAACCCGCTATGGCGCCATCACCGGCCGCTACAAGGCGCTTGACGCACTCGCCACGCTGGCGGTCGCAGGCCTGTCCCGCAGCGGTTTTTTCGCCGGCGAGCTGCGCGAGTTGCTACTGCTGGGACGGGACGAGCACCTTGACCCGCTCACCTTGACCAGTTCGTACGCCGGGGCGCTCGGTCTGCCGCAGTTCATCCCGTCGAGCTATCGCGCTTATGCGATCGATTTTGACCAGGATGGTCGTCGGGATCTGCTCAGCAGTCCGGCTGATGCCATCGGCAGTGTCGCCAACTACCTGCATCGCCACGGCTGGCAACCCGGACAAGCGATCAGTGCCCGGGCGACGGTGACACCGGCGGGCGCGGCACTTGCCAATGGCGACCTGCTGCCGCGGCATACCCTGGAGGCGCTGCGCCAGGGCGGGGTCAGTGTGCTTGGCGACGATTTCGAGGTGCAACCCAATGGCCCGGCCAGCGCCACACCGCTGAATGCGGCACTGATCCGTTTCGATGGCGATGCGGGAGATGAGTACCACCTGGGATTTCGAAATTTCTATGCCATTACACGCTATAACCACAGTGCTCTGTACGCCTTGGCAGTGACGCAACTGGCGGCGGCTATCGATGCTCAGCACGGCGCGACACCTTGA
- the rodA gene encoding rod shape-determining protein RodA has protein sequence MDIDWPLLTGLIGLCGVGLLLAYSASGGDARALHSQGARILISLLLLGVVSQVPAVWLHRLAAPAYLLTVLLLVLVDAIGAIGQGAQRWLELGPLRFQPSELAKLAVPMMVARYLSDRPLPPTLRDVAASAALALLPVVLIAAQPDLGTALLVTAAGMSVLFLAGLGWRLIGLFGALAAATAPLLWFYGMRDYQRQRVLTLFDPERDPLGSGYHIIQSKIAIGSGGFYGKGWLEGTQTRLHFLPESATDFVFAVFGEEFGLLGAIGLLLLYGFIIGRAMHIASQASDGYGRLLGGGLVCTFFVYVLVNIGMVSGILPVVGVPLPLVSYGGTSMVTLMLGFGMLMSIRGHRKLWPA, from the coding sequence GTGGATATTGACTGGCCCCTGCTGACCGGTCTGATCGGCCTGTGTGGCGTTGGCCTGCTGCTGGCGTACAGCGCCAGCGGTGGTGATGCGCGCGCCCTGCATAGCCAGGGCGCGCGGATTCTGATCAGCCTGCTGTTGCTGGGGGTGGTGAGCCAGGTGCCGGCAGTCTGGCTGCACCGCCTGGCGGCGCCTGCCTATCTGCTGACCGTGCTGCTGCTGGTGCTGGTGGACGCGATCGGCGCCATCGGTCAGGGCGCGCAGCGCTGGCTGGAGCTTGGACCACTGCGATTCCAGCCGTCGGAACTGGCCAAACTGGCGGTGCCCATGATGGTGGCCCGTTACCTGAGCGATCGTCCCCTGCCACCGACACTGCGAGACGTCGCGGCCAGCGCCGCGCTTGCACTGCTGCCGGTGGTGCTCATCGCCGCCCAACCGGATCTTGGCACGGCACTGCTGGTGACCGCAGCCGGCATGTCAGTGTTGTTCCTGGCGGGCCTGGGCTGGCGCCTGATCGGTCTTTTTGGGGCGCTGGCCGCGGCCACGGCGCCTTTGCTGTGGTTCTACGGCATGCGCGACTACCAGCGGCAACGGGTACTGACCTTGTTCGACCCCGAGCGCGACCCGCTGGGCAGCGGTTATCACATCATTCAGTCCAAGATCGCCATCGGTTCGGGCGGCTTTTACGGCAAGGGCTGGCTTGAAGGTACACAGACCCGCCTGCATTTTCTGCCCGAAAGCGCCACCGATTTTGTGTTTGCCGTGTTCGGCGAGGAGTTCGGATTATTGGGCGCCATCGGCCTGTTGTTGCTCTACGGCTTTATCATTGGCCGTGCCATGCATATCGCCAGCCAGGCCAGCGACGGTTACGGGCGCCTGCTCGGGGGCGGACTGGTATGCACTTTCTTTGTTTACGTCTTGGTCAATATCGGTATGGTCAGCGGCATTCTTCCCGTGGTCGGGGTGCCCCTGCCGCTAGTCAGTTACGGAGGCACATCCATGGTGACGTTAATGCTCGGCTTTGGCATGCTCATGAGCATCCGCGGCCACCGCAAGCTGTGGCCGGCATGA
- the mrdA gene encoding penicillin-binding protein 2, with the protein MPRQRQTIKDPAAELRLFRKRVVLVLALMALIGGLLVARLAWLQVVQHDRYATASHNNSIRAEVIAPARGIITDRNGTLLAENVSSFSLYLTPENVPDLDATLRGLEALVSLRPADLERLAQLRRSRPRFEALVLRRYLDESEAARFAVHRHNFPGVELRGDLSRHYPHGPLTAHVVGYVGRVNETELVQASAEQRATDSIGKSGVEKSYDAELQGRVGYQEVEVDAQGRRLRILNRSRAQPGTPLRLNLDLDLQLAAKTALAGRAGAVVALDPRDGQVLAMVSEPTFDPNLFVGGISVEDYQRLLTNPDRPLMDRALRGLYPPGSTIKPLMALAGLTSNTVRPTDHVWCPGWYRLGNSPRRYRCWKREGHGQVDMHRAVPQSCDVYFYDLARRLGIDRMHDSLSRFGLGALTGIDLPGELAGVLPSRAWKRRVRKEIWYPGETLSAGIGQGYNTATTLQLAMATALVASRGTTPTPRLVPPPLGLPVSAAEHPPVASAQQWQTVSDGMHAVVSPGGTAYRALQDAPYSAAGKTGTAQVFGLSQRADDRGRDVAKHLLDHALFIAYAPFEAPRIALAVLVENGVSGSGTAAPVARLVLDAWLLGEGDR; encoded by the coding sequence ATGCCCCGCCAGCGCCAAACCATCAAGGATCCCGCGGCGGAGCTACGCCTGTTCCGTAAACGGGTAGTTCTGGTGCTTGCACTGATGGCCCTGATCGGTGGATTGCTTGTGGCGCGCCTGGCCTGGCTGCAAGTGGTACAGCACGACCGCTACGCCACTGCGTCTCATAACAACAGCATTCGGGCCGAGGTAATCGCCCCCGCACGCGGCATCATTACCGACCGCAACGGCACGCTGCTGGCAGAGAACGTATCGAGCTTCAGCCTCTACCTGACCCCAGAGAACGTACCGGATCTGGATGCCACGCTACGGGGGCTGGAAGCGTTGGTCAGCCTGCGCCCGGCCGATCTCGAGCGCCTTGCCCAGTTACGGCGCAGTCGGCCGCGCTTCGAGGCTCTGGTGTTGCGTCGCTATCTGGACGAAAGCGAGGCCGCCCGTTTCGCGGTACATCGACACAATTTCCCCGGGGTCGAGTTGCGTGGCGATCTGTCCCGCCATTACCCCCACGGCCCACTCACCGCGCACGTGGTCGGCTACGTTGGACGGGTCAATGAAACAGAACTGGTGCAGGCCAGTGCCGAACAACGCGCCACCGACAGTATCGGCAAGTCCGGCGTGGAGAAATCCTACGACGCCGAATTACAAGGCCGGGTCGGCTATCAAGAGGTGGAAGTGGACGCCCAGGGACGGCGACTGCGGATACTCAACCGCAGCCGCGCTCAACCCGGTACCCCGCTGCGCCTGAATCTTGACCTTGACCTGCAACTGGCCGCCAAGACCGCATTGGCGGGCCGTGCCGGTGCCGTGGTGGCCCTCGACCCCCGTGACGGGCAAGTTCTGGCGATGGTCAGTGAGCCCACCTTCGACCCCAACCTGTTTGTGGGTGGTATCAGCGTGGAAGACTACCAGCGCCTGCTGACCAACCCGGACCGGCCACTCATGGACCGGGCATTGCGCGGCCTGTACCCGCCCGGATCCACGATCAAGCCGCTGATGGCGCTGGCCGGACTTACCAGCAACACTGTCAGGCCAACGGACCACGTCTGGTGTCCAGGCTGGTACCGGCTAGGCAACTCGCCGCGTCGCTACCGCTGCTGGAAGCGCGAGGGGCACGGCCAGGTCGACATGCACCGGGCCGTACCGCAGTCCTGCGACGTGTATTTTTACGACCTGGCACGCAGGCTGGGCATCGATCGCATGCACGACTCGCTCAGCCGCTTCGGCCTGGGTGCGCTGACCGGCATCGATCTGCCGGGCGAGTTGGCCGGGGTGCTGCCGTCACGAGCCTGGAAACGCAGGGTCCGCAAGGAAATCTGGTACCCGGGCGAAACGCTCAGTGCCGGCATCGGTCAGGGTTACAACACCGCCACCACACTGCAACTGGCGATGGCCACTGCACTGGTGGCAAGTCGCGGCACAACCCCCACGCCGCGGCTGGTGCCACCGCCCCTTGGCCTGCCGGTCTCAGCAGCGGAACACCCACCCGTAGCCAGTGCCCAGCAGTGGCAAACGGTGAGCGATGGCATGCACGCCGTGGTGTCACCCGGCGGTACCGCTTACCGGGCCCTGCAGGACGCGCCTTATAGCGCGGCCGGAAAAACCGGGACGGCACAGGTGTTCGGCCTGAGTCAGCGCGCCGACGATCGCGGTCGCGATGTTGCCAAACACCTGCTTGACCATGCGCTGTTCATCGCTTATGCGCCGTTTGAGGCGCCACGAATTGCGCTCGCCGTACTGGTGGAAAACGGCGTCTCCGGCAGTGGCACCGCCGCGCCGGTCGCCCGTTTGGTGCTGGATGCGTGGCTGCTAGGCGAGGGTGACCGGTGA
- the mreD gene encoding rod shape-determining protein MreD: MSAAAAQPGPLAVVLSVVAACLLTMAPVPAWATHWQPPWLALVLAYWCLAQPDQVGISVGFTLGLLHDVLTGTPLGQHALALSVLAAIVLWVHQRIRVLPLPQQALLLVPALALHQALLALVTGSGGRPLAMTMLLPALSGALVWPWLFLTLRDLRRGSRF, translated from the coding sequence ATGAGTGCCGCAGCCGCCCAGCCCGGACCCCTGGCGGTCGTCCTCAGCGTGGTGGCGGCCTGCCTGTTAACAATGGCCCCAGTGCCGGCCTGGGCCACCCACTGGCAGCCACCCTGGCTGGCCCTGGTACTTGCCTATTGGTGCCTCGCGCAACCCGACCAGGTGGGCATCAGCGTGGGCTTCACACTCGGACTGCTGCATGACGTGCTGACCGGAACGCCGCTGGGCCAGCACGCCCTGGCCCTGTCGGTGCTTGCCGCCATCGTGCTGTGGGTGCACCAGCGTATTCGCGTGCTGCCGCTTCCCCAGCAAGCGCTGCTCCTGGTGCCGGCGCTGGCCCTGCATCAGGCCTTGCTGGCGCTGGTCACTGGCAGCGGCGGCCGGCCTTTGGCAATGACCATGCTGCTGCCGGCACTCAGTGGCGCGTTGGTGTGGCCATGGCTCTTTCTGACTTTGCGCGATCTGCGCCGCGGCAGCCGTTTCTAG
- the mreC gene encoding rod shape-determining protein MreC yields the protein MPSLFRRRPSLALRVLLAALAALLLLFVDQRGAALEPLRGVALTLLHPLQQAVDLPFRAWSWGADGLRERQALREEILALREDRRYLRLQVQTLAAVQAENQRLRALVDSVVRTPQPLRVLIASTVRVSLDPYVGQVQVDKGLMHGVFIGQPVLDADGVIGQVLHVAAQTSQVLLITDARHAIPVKSIRSGVRAIASGRGPPGALDLPFLPNHVDIEVGDVLVTSGLDDVFPPNLPVAMVSTINRIGEGEFAEVQATPSGHLDRIQEVLLVWPPEAAVEPPVDPSAGPADSPVQ from the coding sequence ATGCCTAGTCTGTTCCGGCGCCGACCCTCGCTGGCCTTGCGTGTGCTTTTGGCGGCGCTGGCAGCGTTGCTGCTGCTGTTCGTCGACCAGCGTGGAGCAGCCCTGGAGCCACTGCGCGGGGTGGCCCTGACCCTCCTGCACCCGCTACAGCAAGCTGTGGATCTGCCCTTTCGAGCCTGGTCCTGGGGCGCTGACGGCTTGCGCGAGAGGCAAGCCCTGCGCGAGGAAATTCTGGCCTTGCGCGAGGATCGACGCTACCTGCGCCTGCAAGTACAGACGCTGGCCGCGGTGCAAGCCGAGAACCAGCGGCTGCGCGCGCTGGTCGATTCCGTGGTGCGAACGCCACAACCATTGCGGGTTTTGATCGCAAGTACCGTCCGGGTCAGCCTTGACCCCTACGTCGGTCAGGTGCAGGTCGACAAAGGCCTGATGCACGGGGTGTTCATAGGTCAACCGGTACTCGACGCCGACGGCGTGATCGGTCAGGTACTGCATGTCGCTGCGCAGACCAGTCAGGTACTGCTGATCACGGATGCCCGCCACGCGATTCCGGTCAAATCCATACGCAGCGGCGTGCGCGCCATCGCGTCGGGCCGCGGCCCCCCAGGTGCACTCGACCTGCCCTTTCTGCCCAACCACGTGGATATTGAAGTCGGCGATGTGTTGGTCACATCCGGTCTGGACGATGTATTCCCGCCGAACCTGCCGGTCGCCATGGTCAGTACCATCAATCGTATCGGCGAAGGCGAATTCGCCGAAGTGCAGGCGACGCCTAGCGGGCATCTGGACCGTATTCAGGAGGTGCTGCTGGTGTGGCCACCGGAAGCCGCGGTGGAACCTCCGGTTGACCCAAGCGCCGGGCCTGCCGACTCACCGGTCCAATGA